The Candidatus Woesearchaeota archaeon DNA window TAATACAGGAAAATTAAGTGAAAAACAATTTGATAAATTAGTAAGAAATGTTTTTGATTTAACCCCTCAAGGAATAATAAAAACGCTGGATTTGAAAAAACCAATATATTCAAAAACATCTGTTTATGGACATTTTGGCCGAGATTTTTCTTGGGAAAAAACAGATAAAGCTCAAATATTAAAAGAAAAGGCAAAGGATTTATAAACAATTAATCAATTCTTTTCTTTATGAATTATGAAGATATGTTGGGGAAAGCAAGAGAAGTTCTTCCTGAAAAAGTTAATACCACATCTAGATTCGAAGTTCCAAAAGTAAAAGGAAGAATAGAAGGAAATAAAACAGTAATAAGTAATTTTTTTCAAATAGCAGACACGATAGGAAGAAAACCCCAACACTTACTAAAATATGTTTTAAAAGAATTAGCAACACCAGGAAATTTAAAAAATCAAACAGTTGTTTTCGGATCTAAAATACCAGCTACTAAAATAAATGAGAAAATAAGTAGTTATGTTGATGAATTTGTTTTCTGTAAAGAATGTAATGGTCCTGATACTAAAATGGTAAAAGAAGGAGATATATATTACATAAAGTGTCAAGCTTGTGGAGCTCGTCATAGTTTTTATTCTAAAATATGATTTTTAATCAAATAAATTTTTTGATTATGTTTGAAATAATTTTTTTGAAAATTTTAATTTAATAAATATTTATTAAAAAAAAAGCAGAAGGACTGACCCGTTGATTTCTCATAGAAAAAAAATTAAGAAAAAAAGTTTTTATGTTTTGATGATGAATATTTTATTTTAATATTAAAATTAAATTTGTTTTTGAATATTTTTTATAATAAATATTAATGATATAATATATTAAAATGTTGTATTTAAATTATTATTTTTAAATATTTATGTTTAAATGATATTTTTTTATATTATATTTTTTTATATTATATTTTTTTTAATTTTGATTTTGTATTAATTAATAATTTTTTGATATTATATTTATTATTATTATTTATATTATATTTATTATTATATTAAATGTTATTTATATTTTATATTATAAAAAAAAAATAGATAAAAAAACAAAACAATTATTTTCTATATTGAAATTAATTATGTTGTTATTAATTTATTATTATATTATATATAATTAAATTATTTTTATTATTATATATATTAAATACAAATTATTAATTATTAATTAAACATTTTCTAAAAATCAAAAAATTAAAAATTAAAAATTAAAAAATTGAAATCAAAAAATCAAAACCAATTCTTATTCAAATAAAAAAATAATTTTAGACGATAAAAAACAAAATTTAATGAATAACACATAATTAATTATATTAAATAATTTTTACAATACATTTACAACATTATTTATAAAAAAGTTCAACATAAAATTCAAAAAATCTTCAGAATCAACAAAAAATTATTAATAAAAATCAAATAAAAATAAAACAAAAATCATTTTTTTAATAAATAAATTCCATAGGAAATGAAGGGGAGGGCTACAACCTTTCCAATACATAATAAAATAAACATATCAAATCAATAAAACTCTTCTAAAACAATATTTTACAACAAATACTTTCCAAAAGAAAAATATTTATAAAACCTCCATTTCTTCTGGAATTAATGGTACAAAACAATTTAAACAATTTCTTCGAAAAATTCCTAAAAAAAGAAAACTTATTTCAAAACAAAAAAGTATTACAATCAACAT harbors:
- a CDS encoding translation initiation factor IF-2 subunit beta, which translates into the protein MNYEDMLGKAREVLPEKVNTTSRFEVPKVKGRIEGNKTVISNFFQIADTIGRKPQHLLKYVLKELATPGNLKNQTVVFGSKIPATKINEKISSYVDEFVFCKECNGPDTKMVKEGDIYYIKCQACGARHSFYSKI